In Flavobacterium sp. N3904, one DNA window encodes the following:
- a CDS encoding arylsulfatase, translating to MKAKIPPSVFSLLSLFFLITLNSIAQVQTTGVPGSPSATTTAGKQLPHPDPVFGGTIKEKASESMPFWAPRVVPPKGAPNVLLIMTDDCGFGSPSTFGGVIPTPALDRIAKNGLRYTNFHSTSLCSPTRAALITGRNHHVAGFGVVGEIATGYPGYNSVIRKENGTIGEMLKGNGYATSWFGKEHNTPFYQATQAGPFDQWPVGMGFEYFYGFVGGDASQWQPNLYRNTTAIYPFQGKPAGTWNLTTEMANEAIQCMKEIKAVAPDKPFLVYYVPGGVHSPHHPTEEWIKKISDMHLFDSGWNKLRETIFANQKRLGIMPPNAKLTEWPKELPQWKTLNAKQKKLYIRQADVYAAYLAYTDYEIGRVIQAVEDLGELDNTLIIYISGDNGASAEGMLDGTPNEFTTFNGVPVPINAQYLFYPFWGSDKTFPHYAAPWAWAMDTPFKWVKQVASHFGGTAQGVAMSWPGHINDVGGIRRQFHHVIDITPTILEATGIEQPETINGIVQRPMDGVSMAYTWDKANKNAPSKRTTQYFEMLGNRAIYNEGWVACTTPATLPWELSSGKAPDVITGYKWELYNVAQDPTESNDLATQMPDKLKTLQALFYAQAAKYEVLPLDNSTLSRWNSPKPSLAAGRTEFTYSGVLTGIPNSGAPSTLNKNYTITAEVTIPKGGAEGMIVTDGGRFGGYGLFLSPAFDWWDNAVLFRNIGLGILAFGLFLVWRARSKNWSRFKMRTSQTILGLGGTLLVAIVITNVFNIGRGKPVFLYNLLDLKRTVWSGPALDEGKHTIVFDYKVDELGLGKSGKGVLIVDGKEVATNTMEHGIPITIPEDETFDIGSDTRTGVSLLEYRYEVPFNFTGTIDKLTFKLHPDSKPVPKPKPILTE from the coding sequence ATGAAAGCAAAAATCCCCCCTAGCGTTTTCAGCCTATTGTCATTATTTTTTTTGATAACATTAAACTCTATTGCTCAGGTTCAAACCACAGGTGTTCCTGGCTCTCCGAGCGCCACTACAACTGCTGGCAAACAGCTCCCGCACCCAGATCCTGTATTTGGCGGGACGATTAAGGAAAAAGCATCTGAATCAATGCCGTTTTGGGCACCACGGGTCGTACCACCTAAAGGTGCGCCAAACGTGCTACTGATTATGACTGACGATTGTGGTTTTGGCTCGCCTAGTACTTTTGGTGGTGTCATCCCCACTCCGGCCTTAGATCGAATTGCTAAGAATGGGTTACGTTATACCAATTTCCATTCCACATCGCTCTGCTCACCTACCAGAGCAGCGCTTATTACGGGACGTAACCACCACGTTGCTGGTTTTGGAGTGGTTGGAGAAATCGCAACTGGATATCCAGGCTACAATTCCGTTATTAGAAAAGAGAATGGTACTATAGGTGAAATGTTAAAAGGTAACGGCTATGCTACTTCGTGGTTTGGAAAAGAACACAACACACCTTTCTATCAAGCTACCCAAGCTGGACCATTTGATCAATGGCCTGTTGGTATGGGCTTTGAATATTTTTACGGCTTTGTTGGTGGTGATGCCAGCCAGTGGCAACCCAATCTTTACCGAAACACGACTGCAATTTACCCATTTCAAGGCAAACCAGCTGGGACTTGGAATCTCACCACTGAGATGGCTAATGAAGCCATACAATGCATGAAAGAGATCAAAGCAGTTGCGCCCGATAAGCCGTTTCTTGTTTATTATGTTCCTGGCGGAGTTCATTCGCCACACCATCCAACCGAAGAATGGATTAAGAAAATCAGTGACATGCATCTTTTTGATAGTGGTTGGAATAAATTGCGCGAAACCATTTTTGCCAATCAAAAACGCTTGGGTATAATGCCACCAAATGCCAAACTTACCGAATGGCCAAAGGAACTACCTCAATGGAAAACGCTTAATGCAAAACAAAAGAAACTTTATATTCGTCAAGCAGATGTTTATGCTGCTTATCTAGCCTATACCGATTATGAGATAGGTCGCGTTATTCAGGCAGTTGAAGACCTTGGCGAGTTAGATAATACATTAATCATATACATAAGCGGCGATAACGGTGCTAGTGCCGAGGGAATGCTTGATGGAACTCCAAACGAATTTACTACATTTAATGGTGTTCCGGTACCCATTAATGCTCAATATCTCTTTTATCCATTTTGGGGATCTGACAAAACATTTCCACATTATGCAGCACCTTGGGCATGGGCAATGGATACCCCTTTCAAATGGGTAAAACAGGTAGCATCACATTTTGGAGGAACTGCACAGGGCGTAGCCATGTCATGGCCAGGTCATATTAATGATGTAGGTGGTATTCGTCGTCAATTTCATCATGTCATTGATATTACTCCAACCATTTTGGAAGCTACCGGCATTGAGCAACCAGAGACTATAAATGGGATAGTGCAGCGCCCAATGGATGGCGTGAGCATGGCTTACACTTGGGATAAAGCAAATAAAAATGCGCCCTCCAAACGCACGACACAATATTTTGAGATGCTCGGTAACCGTGCCATTTATAACGAAGGCTGGGTTGCCTGTACAACACCTGCTACATTGCCTTGGGAACTTAGTTCGGGTAAAGCACCAGATGTAATTACCGGCTACAAATGGGAACTTTATAATGTTGCACAAGACCCAACCGAATCCAATGATTTAGCGACCCAAATGCCAGACAAACTCAAGACATTACAAGCTTTGTTCTATGCTCAGGCTGCAAAGTATGAAGTACTTCCGCTTGACAACTCGACATTATCACGTTGGAATTCCCCTAAGCCGAGTCTTGCAGCAGGACGTACTGAATTTACCTATTCGGGTGTACTCACTGGAATTCCAAACAGTGGCGCTCCGAGTACTCTAAATAAAAATTATACCATTACTGCCGAAGTTACTATTCCAAAAGGCGGAGCGGAAGGTATGATTGTTACTGATGGCGGACGATTTGGCGGCTATGGCTTGTTCTTGAGTCCAGCATTCGATTGGTGGGATAATGCCGTTTTATTTCGAAATATAGGATTAGGAATTTTAGCTTTTGGTTTGTTTCTAGTTTGGCGTGCAAGAAGTAAAAACTGGTCACGATTCAAAATGAGAACCAGTCAAACGATTTTAGGGTTAGGTGGCACTTTATTAGTTGCTATTGTTATTACAAATGTTTTCAATATAGGCAGAGGAAAACCAGTATTTTTATACAACTTACTAGACCTTAAACGTACAGTATGGTCGGGTCCAGCATTGGACGAAGGTAAACATACCATTGTTTTTGACTACAAAGTAGACGAACTAGGTTTGGGTAAAAGTGGAAAAGGAGTACTTATTGTTGATGGCAAAGAAGTTGCAACCAATACGATGGAACATGGAATACCAATAACCATTCCGGAGGACGAAACTTTCGATATCGGCAGCGATACACGAACTGGCGTTTCACTATTAGAATATCGTTATGAAGTTCCGTTCAATTTCACTGGTACAATAGACAAACTTACATTCAAACTACATCCAGATTCAAAGCCCGTACCAAAGCCTAAACCAATTTTAACTGAATGA